A genomic stretch from Octopus sinensis linkage group LG14, ASM634580v1, whole genome shotgun sequence includes:
- the LOC115219539 gene encoding protocadherin-18-like isoform X3 — MIEILEAGLLFSLLYTLICAEVIFRVKENQNIDSKVGDIAHSTQFLDSLSRSETKQIWFSRLKQGTDRGSELFNVSKSGTLYTAKELDAESLCKYNTDCFKMVEVAVRKKESFIKIIEIKVFIEDINDNKPEFPSEEIHIKFSERDSKGSKISIPNAIDKDMASINSQINYQLRKYANEPFTLSVTKKRFGSSKLEIMLEKKLDREVKDKYLVQIIAIDEGYPPMQSVLNVHINVTDVNDNPPVFSQNIYNVSVSTKHRRDTPIVILSATDNDLGQNGKVSYFFGSKTANIVKTCFELKKSTGEIFLLKTPSLAQKQVQILQIEAKDGGNPPLSSTAMVIVNLVSEKNNAPVIDMNFISESRGNVATISEGIEVGSFIAYVKITDNDVGSNGEVSCSLHHNILLLQSLGRKKYKILVKNRIDREEKSNIDFTITCKDKASPPMKTQRRFSIQVMDVNDEKPQFTKDTFKFLTYENEKPNFPVGFINATDPDLGLGGQLIYSLFSKKNQVVPFKISNFGFISTLQPLDREKQNIYEFQALVRDSGIPLLNNTTNVIIEVMDENDNAPYFTFPSVNPFNLDIHYEPQSNNDVTTLRASDRDSHVNAFLRYEIIGGNHKQLFIINPYTGVLSFSRPVYQNDAGSYDLQFVVRDSGTPVLSATTTVFLTLTVSNSTSQLYTAQHTESDDMIHISLVVIIVIAAVIISTAIVVSIIVCIVQRQNQREVQYGYRTDTNNEFIGDKRQSECATELMCPEYDVPVPILKHPCSSQSSKVASLRKESQTEFNQNFNYEGATSDFQLKTVADSTYQIMLHKLASTEQQQLPYNSTAGYTSEMIQKQRLGIADSLN; from the coding sequence ATGATTGAGATTCTAGAAGCAGGTCTGCTTTTTTCATTGCTGTACACATTAATATGTGCAGAGGTGATCTTCAGAGTAAAGGAAAACCAAAATATAGATAGTAAAGTTGGAGACATTGCACACAGCACACAGTTCCTAGATAGCTTATCCAGGTCAGAGACAAAGCAAATCTGGTTTAGTCGATTAAAACAAGGTACAGACAGAGGCTCAGAGTTGTTTAACGTTTCGAAATCAGGAACGCTGTACACTGCTAAAGAATTAGATGCCGAATCTCTTTGTAAATACAACACAGATTGCTTCAAAATGGTGGAAGTTGCAGTTCGGAAAAAGGagtcatttataaaaataatagaaataaaagtgtTTATTGAAGATATCAATGATAACAAACCAGAGTTTCCAAGTGAAGAGATTCACATAAAATTTTCTGAAAGAGACAGCAAAGGATCAAAAATATCTATTCCAAATGCAATTGACAAAGATATGGCATCAATTAATTCCCAAATTAATTATCAGCTACGGAAATATGCAAATGAACCTTTTACACTTTCAGTTACCAAAAAAAGATTTGGTTcttcaaaattagaaataatgttGGAGAAGAAACTGGAcagagaagtaaaagataaatatttggTACAAATCATTGCCATAGATGAAGGCTATCCGCCAATGCAGAGtgtattaaatgttcatataaatGTTACGGATGTAAATGACAATCCACCTGTTTTCTCTCAGAATATTTATAATGTGTCTGTTAGTactaaacatagaagagacacTCCAATAGTAATTCTATCAGCAACAGATAATGATTTGGGGCAAAATGGtaaagtttcatatttttttggttcaaaaacagcaaatattgtcaaaacttgttttgaattaaaaaagtCGACAGGAGAAATTTTCTTACTTAAAACACCATCTTTGGCTCAAAAACAAGTACAGATTCTTCAGATAGAAGCTAAAGATGGAGGCAATCCTCCATTAAGTTCCACTGCTATGGTAATTGTAAATTTGGTCAGTGAAAAGAACAATGCTCCAGTTATAGATATGAACTTTATCTCAGAATCACGAGGAAATGTCGCTACTATTTCTGAAGGCATCGAAGTTGGAAGTTTTATAGCTTATGTGAAAATAACAGACAATGATGTGGGGTCAAATGGTGAGGTCAGCTGCAGCCTCCACCATAATATATTACTGCTTCAAAGTCTGGGCAGAAAGAAATATAAGATTTTGGTTAAGAATAGAATTGatagagaagaaaaaagcaaTATTGATTTTACCATTACTTGTAAGGACAAAGCATCGCCACCAATGAAAACACAACGCAGATTTTCCATCCAAGTGATGGATGTCAATGATGAAAAGCCACAATTCACTAAAGATACATTCAAATTTCTGACTTATGAGAATGAAAAGCCAAATTTTCCTGTTGGTTTCATTAATGCTACAGATCCTGATCTAGGACTTGGAGGTCAATTGATATATTCTTTATTCAGTAAAAAGAATCAAGTTGTTCCTTTCAAGATTTCGAATTTTGGATTTATTTCAACATTGCAGCCACTGGACCGCGAAAAGCAGAATATTTATGAATTCCAGGCTTTAGTGAGAGATAGTGGAATTCCGTTGCTCAATAATACCACTAATGTTATTATTGAAGTTATGGATGAGAACGACAATGCTCCATATTTTACATTTCCGAGTGTTAACCCTTTCAATCTTGATATCCATTATGAACCACAAAGCAACAATGACGTCACAACATTAAGAGCTTCTGACAGAGACAGCCATGTGAATGCTTTCCTCAGATATGAAATAATAGGAGGAAACCACAAACAGTTATTCATTATTAATCCTTATACTGGAGTATTGTCTTTCTCTCGTccagtttaccaaaatgatgctgGGTCATATGACCTTCAGTTTGTGGTCAGAGACAGTGGGACTCCAGTATTGTCAGCAACCACCACAGTATTTCTGACTCTAACGGTCAGCAACAGCACTTCTCAGCTTTACACAGCTCAACACACTGAGTCAGATGATATGATACATATCAGTTTAGTAGTAATAATCGTAATAGCTGCTGTGATAATATCTACAGCTATTGTAGTCTCTATAATAGTCTGCATTGTTCAAAGACAGAATCAAAGAGAGGTTCAGTACGGTTACAGGACAGATACGAATAATGAATTCATCGGAGACAAAAGACAATCTGAGTGTGCCACTGAGCTGATGTGTCCTGAATATGATGTCCCTGTACCTATACTAAAGCACCCCTGTAGCAGTCAGAGTTCAAAAGTGGCATCACTAAGGAAAGAATCCCAAACAGAGTTTAACCAAAATTTCAACTACGAAGGCGCTACTTCAGATTTTCAACTGAAGACAGTAGCAGACAGCACATACCAA
- the LOC115219539 gene encoding protocadherin-18-like isoform X6, with protein MIEILEAGLLFSLLYTLICAEVIFRVKENQNIDSKVGDIAHSTQFLDSLSRSETKQIWFSRLKQGTDRGSELFNVSKSGTLYTAKELDAESLCKYNTDCFKMVEVAVRKKESFIKIIEIKVFIEDINDNKPEFPSEEIHIKFSERDSKGSKISIPNAIDKDMASINSQINYQLRKYANEPFTLSVTKKRFGSSKLEIMLEKKLDREVKDKYLVQIIAIDEGYPPMQSVLNVHINVTDVNDNPPVFSQNIYNVSVSTKHRRDTPIVILSATDNDLGQNGKVSYFFGSKTANIVKTCFELKKSTGEIFLLKTPSLAQKQVQILQIEAKDGGNPPLSSTAMVIVNLVSEKNNAPVIDMNFISESRGNVATISEGIEVGSFIAYVKITDNDVGSNGEVSCSLHHNILLLQSLGRKKYKILVKNRIDREEKSNIDFTITCKDKASPPMKTQRRFSIQVMDVNDEKPQFTKDTFKFLTYENEKPNFPVGFINATDPDLGLGGQLIYSLFSKKNQVVPFKISNFGFISTLQPLDREKQNIYEFQALVRDSGIPLLNNTTNVIIEVMDENDNAPYFTFPSVNPFNLDIHYEPQSNNDVTTLRASDRDSHVNAFLRYEIIGGNHKQLFIINPYTGVLSFSRPVYQNDAGSYDLQFVVRDSGTPVLSATTTVFLTLTVSNSTSQLYTAQHTESDDMIHISLVVIIVIAAVIISTAIVVSIIVCIVQRQNQREVQYGYRTDTNNEFIGDKRQSECATELMCPEYDVPVPILKHPCSSQSSKVASLRKESQTEFNQNFNYEGATSDFQLKTVADSTYQV; from the coding sequence ATGATTGAGATTCTAGAAGCAGGTCTGCTTTTTTCATTGCTGTACACATTAATATGTGCAGAGGTGATCTTCAGAGTAAAGGAAAACCAAAATATAGATAGTAAAGTTGGAGACATTGCACACAGCACACAGTTCCTAGATAGCTTATCCAGGTCAGAGACAAAGCAAATCTGGTTTAGTCGATTAAAACAAGGTACAGACAGAGGCTCAGAGTTGTTTAACGTTTCGAAATCAGGAACGCTGTACACTGCTAAAGAATTAGATGCCGAATCTCTTTGTAAATACAACACAGATTGCTTCAAAATGGTGGAAGTTGCAGTTCGGAAAAAGGagtcatttataaaaataatagaaataaaagtgtTTATTGAAGATATCAATGATAACAAACCAGAGTTTCCAAGTGAAGAGATTCACATAAAATTTTCTGAAAGAGACAGCAAAGGATCAAAAATATCTATTCCAAATGCAATTGACAAAGATATGGCATCAATTAATTCCCAAATTAATTATCAGCTACGGAAATATGCAAATGAACCTTTTACACTTTCAGTTACCAAAAAAAGATTTGGTTcttcaaaattagaaataatgttGGAGAAGAAACTGGAcagagaagtaaaagataaatatttggTACAAATCATTGCCATAGATGAAGGCTATCCGCCAATGCAGAGtgtattaaatgttcatataaatGTTACGGATGTAAATGACAATCCACCTGTTTTCTCTCAGAATATTTATAATGTGTCTGTTAGTactaaacatagaagagacacTCCAATAGTAATTCTATCAGCAACAGATAATGATTTGGGGCAAAATGGtaaagtttcatatttttttggttcaaaaacagcaaatattgtcaaaacttgttttgaattaaaaaagtCGACAGGAGAAATTTTCTTACTTAAAACACCATCTTTGGCTCAAAAACAAGTACAGATTCTTCAGATAGAAGCTAAAGATGGAGGCAATCCTCCATTAAGTTCCACTGCTATGGTAATTGTAAATTTGGTCAGTGAAAAGAACAATGCTCCAGTTATAGATATGAACTTTATCTCAGAATCACGAGGAAATGTCGCTACTATTTCTGAAGGCATCGAAGTTGGAAGTTTTATAGCTTATGTGAAAATAACAGACAATGATGTGGGGTCAAATGGTGAGGTCAGCTGCAGCCTCCACCATAATATATTACTGCTTCAAAGTCTGGGCAGAAAGAAATATAAGATTTTGGTTAAGAATAGAATTGatagagaagaaaaaagcaaTATTGATTTTACCATTACTTGTAAGGACAAAGCATCGCCACCAATGAAAACACAACGCAGATTTTCCATCCAAGTGATGGATGTCAATGATGAAAAGCCACAATTCACTAAAGATACATTCAAATTTCTGACTTATGAGAATGAAAAGCCAAATTTTCCTGTTGGTTTCATTAATGCTACAGATCCTGATCTAGGACTTGGAGGTCAATTGATATATTCTTTATTCAGTAAAAAGAATCAAGTTGTTCCTTTCAAGATTTCGAATTTTGGATTTATTTCAACATTGCAGCCACTGGACCGCGAAAAGCAGAATATTTATGAATTCCAGGCTTTAGTGAGAGATAGTGGAATTCCGTTGCTCAATAATACCACTAATGTTATTATTGAAGTTATGGATGAGAACGACAATGCTCCATATTTTACATTTCCGAGTGTTAACCCTTTCAATCTTGATATCCATTATGAACCACAAAGCAACAATGACGTCACAACATTAAGAGCTTCTGACAGAGACAGCCATGTGAATGCTTTCCTCAGATATGAAATAATAGGAGGAAACCACAAACAGTTATTCATTATTAATCCTTATACTGGAGTATTGTCTTTCTCTCGTccagtttaccaaaatgatgctgGGTCATATGACCTTCAGTTTGTGGTCAGAGACAGTGGGACTCCAGTATTGTCAGCAACCACCACAGTATTTCTGACTCTAACGGTCAGCAACAGCACTTCTCAGCTTTACACAGCTCAACACACTGAGTCAGATGATATGATACATATCAGTTTAGTAGTAATAATCGTAATAGCTGCTGTGATAATATCTACAGCTATTGTAGTCTCTATAATAGTCTGCATTGTTCAAAGACAGAATCAAAGAGAGGTTCAGTACGGTTACAGGACAGATACGAATAATGAATTCATCGGAGACAAAAGACAATCTGAGTGTGCCACTGAGCTGATGTGTCCTGAATATGATGTCCCTGTACCTATACTAAAGCACCCCTGTAGCAGTCAGAGTTCAAAAGTGGCATCACTAAGGAAAGAATCCCAAACAGAGTTTAACCAAAATTTCAACTACGAAGGCGCTACTTCAGATTTTCAACTGAAGACAGTAGCAGACAGCACATACCAA